The Malus sylvestris chromosome 12, drMalSylv7.2, whole genome shotgun sequence genome contains a region encoding:
- the LOC126593928 gene encoding stem bromelain-like, giving the protein MSFNNWRILFATVFFVPILICDASSFQAFEEWTAVHGRVYSSAEERELRLAIFKNNFEFVEKFNKNGKGFTVGLNHFADLTTEEITNGYCCRLVQSDSTTNMTISDNVVAVGNIDNSTCSSIDWVEYGVVTPVRDQTEECACCWAFAAVTGIEGIYGIKRGKDKMVPVSPQQLVDCDEFSDGCKGGLEANAYDYVSKRGIVSEASYPYKAKKGECNREILESLPVVTRINRYHHVLPRDEETLTRAVCRQPVTVGIDSRSAAFYYYKGGIFRDECGTDLIHSVTIVGIGRDESGTEYWKIKNSWGKEWGEGGYMKLLKDGSPNGHCGITMDATYPVID; this is encoded by the exons ATGAGTTTTAATAATTGGAGAATCCTTTTTGCTACAGTATTTTTTGTACCAATACTGATCTGCGATGCAAGTTCTTTTCAAGCATTTGAAGAGTGGACCGCAGTGCACGGCCGTGTCTACTCCAGCGCTGAAGAACGAGAGCTGCGCCTCGCGATATTCAAAAACAACTTTGAATTTGTGGAGAAATTTAACAAGAATGGGAAAGGTTTTACCGTCGGCCTCAATCATTTTGCCGACTTGACTACTGAAGAGATCACCAACGGGTACTGCTGCAGATTAGTGCAGTCTGATTCGACCACTAACATGACAATCTCAGACAATGTTGTTGCTGTCGGAAACATCGACAACAGTACATGCAGCAGCATCGATTGGGTTGAGTATGGGGTAGTCACCCCAGTGAGGGATCAGACAGAAGAATGTG CATGTTGTTGGGCGTTTGCCGCAGTTACCGGAATAGAAGGAATTTATGGAATAAAAAGGGGGAAGGACAAGATGGTGCCGGTGTCCCCACAGCAGCTTGTCGACTGTGACGAGTTTAGTGATGGCTGCAAGGGTGGCCTCGAGGCTAATGCATATGACTATGTCTCCAAGAGAGGGATCGTGAGTGAGGCCAGTTATCCTTACAAGGCAAAGAAAGGTGAATGCAACCGAGAGATATTAGAAAGTCTACCCGTTGTCACCCGGATCAATCGATATCACCATGTGTTGCCGAGAGACGAGGAGACCCTGACAAGGGCTGTGTGTCGACAGCCAGTGACCGTCGGAATTGATTCCAGAAGCGCAGCTTTTTATTATTACAAAGGTGGGATTTTTAGAGACGAATGTGGCACTGATTTGATACACAGTGTCACCATAGTCGGTATCGGGAGGGACGAGTCTGGCACCGAATACTGGAAAATCAAGAATTCCTGGGGCAAGGAATGGGGAGAGGGAGGCTACATGAAACTTCTCAAAGATGGTAGCCCGAATGGACACTGTGGCATTACCATGGATGCTACCTATCCAGTGATCGATTGA